Proteins from one Acidobacteriota bacterium genomic window:
- a CDS encoding DoxX family protein, with translation MTGRLTATINSWAFLPIRLALGVIFFAHGAQKVFGVWGGRGLATWTAAPAPFNLQPSWAWMGAAAFAEFVGGVLVMLGFMTRIGAFLIACVMTTAMFGVHWRKGLFLNDGGYEYTLALLAMAVTLLIAGGGNGSVDFQRSGGARAGNH, from the coding sequence ATGACTGGACGATTGACTGCGACGATCAATAGCTGGGCTTTTTTGCCAATTCGGTTGGCATTAGGAGTGATTTTCTTTGCGCACGGCGCGCAAAAAGTGTTTGGCGTGTGGGGTGGAAGAGGGTTGGCGACCTGGACAGCAGCGCCCGCTCCATTCAATTTACAGCCTTCCTGGGCCTGGATGGGCGCGGCGGCCTTTGCCGAATTTGTCGGCGGTGTGTTGGTGATGCTGGGGTTTATGACTCGTATTGGAGCCTTTTTGATTGCTTGCGTGATGACCACGGCGATGTTTGGTGTGCACTGGCGAAAAGGGCTGTTCCTGAACGACGGTGGTTATGAATATACCTTAGCCTTGTTGGCAATGGCGGTGACCTTGCTGATTGCCGGTGGCGGAAACGGTTCGGTTGATTTTCAACGATCCGGTGGCGCCAGAGCAGGAAATCACTGA